Proteins from a genomic interval of Nautilia sp. PV-1:
- a CDS encoding DHA2 family efflux MFS transporter permease subunit, translating to MQTKILNSQFSILNLTTWVLLVVVGAFMAVLDTTVVDIIVPRLKGPLSTDMYGVQWVITAYMIAAAVGLLLVEWMIKKFGNKWIYITAVGVFTVASFLCGISNSLSFIIVARVIQGFAEALIMVTAQAMLFGFFPPEKRGIAMGIFALGVAFAPAIGPTLGGYLTEWFSWRAVFFVNVPIGIVLVIFGSLLLPDRDERKDEKLNFISVAFLTVATVALLILLSKGQQYGWFNSSLIVYLAFATFFGTLFFIMSEYYSKESLFDYTLFKNPNYSLGILIYFVLLGFSMYQYFYLIPMFYEHIKGLSSIQTGLGVLGFGIWIGVFSMIAGALSDKFSPVPVLIVGAVIYLYSSFVLFPTLNYYTPFYEAVLKTMPFGIAMGLFFAPITVLVMNNSNGKIEQGIMTMDYVRFIGGSFGTAIATNNLVYYSNKEFDGMVSIQNHHIVSDFVSALESYFGKAGIEIFRMLESFMSANYGYKYVWLDAGFWGFVGSLFVFALLFVKKRKVKGTI from the coding sequence ATGCAAACTAAAATTCTCAATTCTCAATTCTCAATTCTCAATTTAACAACATGGGTGTTGTTAGTTGTTGTCGGTGCTTTCATGGCGGTACTTGACACTACTGTCGTAGATATTATCGTGCCTCGTCTTAAGGGGCCGCTCTCAACCGATATGTACGGTGTGCAGTGGGTAATTACCGCGTATATGATTGCCGCTGCGGTTGGGCTTTTGCTTGTTGAGTGGATGATTAAAAAATTCGGAAACAAGTGGATATACATAACAGCCGTGGGTGTTTTTACGGTGGCTTCTTTTTTATGCGGTATATCAAATTCGCTTTCTTTTATAATAGTCGCCAGGGTGATTCAGGGGTTTGCCGAAGCGCTTATAATGGTTACGGCCCAGGCGATGCTTTTTGGCTTTTTCCCGCCTGAAAAAAGAGGGATTGCCATGGGTATATTTGCCCTTGGAGTTGCCTTTGCACCGGCGATAGGTCCGACACTCGGAGGGTATCTGACGGAATGGTTCAGCTGGAGGGCGGTATTTTTTGTAAATGTTCCTATCGGTATTGTTCTGGTTATATTCGGTTCACTCCTTCTTCCGGACAGGGATGAAAGAAAAGATGAAAAGCTGAATTTCATATCCGTCGCGTTTTTAACTGTTGCAACTGTGGCACTTTTGATACTGCTTAGCAAAGGGCAGCAGTATGGATGGTTTAATTCTTCTTTAATTGTATATCTTGCTTTTGCTACGTTTTTCGGCACGTTATTTTTTATTATGAGCGAATATTATTCTAAAGAGTCGCTGTTTGATTATACATTGTTTAAAAATCCTAATTATTCTCTGGGAATTCTTATATATTTTGTACTGCTTGGATTTTCAATGTATCAGTATTTTTATCTGATTCCGATGTTTTATGAGCATATTAAAGGGCTGAGTTCCATTCAGACAGGGCTCGGTGTTTTGGGATTTGGTATATGGATAGGTGTGTTTAGTATGATAGCCGGGGCTTTAAGTGATAAATTCTCTCCCGTGCCTGTACTGATTGTGGGGGCTGTAATATACCTTTACAGTTCGTTTGTGCTTTTTCCGACTCTTAATTATTATACGCCGTTTTATGAAGCTGTGCTTAAAACGATGCCTTTTGGAATAGCAATGGGTCTTTTCTTTGCTCCGATTACCGTGCTTGTTATGAATAACTCTAACGGAAAAATAGAGCAGGGTATTATGACTATGGATTATGTAAGATTTATAGGAGGCAGTTTCGGAACTGCTATTGCTACTAACAATTTAGTATATTACAGCAATAAAGAGTTTGACGGGATGGTAAGTATTCAGAATCACCATATAGTCAGTGATTTTGTTTCTGCACTTGAGAGTTATTTCGGAAAAGCCGGAATAGAGATATTCAGAATGCTCGAATCGTTTATGAGTGCCAATTACGGGTATAAATACGTCTGGCTTGATGCAGGATTTTGGGGATTTGTAGGAAGTTTGTTTGTTTTTGCCCTGTTGTTTGTGAAAAAAAGAAAAGTGAAAGGAACGATATGA
- a CDS encoding four helix bundle protein produces MENGELKTNIIKDKTFELSLKIIKVYKYLNEKKEFVLSKQLLRSGTSIGANVVEALDGISKKDFRNKMSIALKEARETKYWPDLLIASDYLPKQKTEQVLALLEEVTKILVRIVKNAN; encoded by the coding sequence ATGGAGAATGGAGAATTAAAAACAAATATTATTAAAGACAAAACGTTTGAACTTTCTCTCAAAATAATAAAAGTGTATAAGTATTTAAATGAAAAAAAAGAATTTGTACTCTCAAAACAGTTGCTTAGAAGCGGTACATCTATTGGAGCAAATGTTGTTGAAGCGTTAGACGGTATCAGTAAAAAGGATTTTAGAAATAAAATGTCTATTGCTTTAAAGGAGGCAAGGGAAACTAAGTATTGGCCGGATTTATTAATTGCTAGTGATTATTTGCCTAAGCAAAAAACTGAGCAAGTTTTAGCGCTTTTAGAAGAAGTAACAAAAATTTTAGTCAGAATTGTTAAAAATGCAAACTAA